A window from Urocitellus parryii isolate mUroPar1 chromosome 1, mUroPar1.hap1, whole genome shotgun sequence encodes these proteins:
- the Mrpl44 gene encoding large ribosomal subunit protein mL44 has product MASGLVRLFQLGPRCLLARDAPTLVLPVRGVKGFRAAFRFQKELERWRLLRCPPPPVRRSEKPNWDYHAEIQAFGHRLQETFSLDLLKTAFVNSCYIASEEAKRQNLGVEKEVALLNLKDNQELSEQGISFSQTCLTQFLEDEFPHLPTEGIRSLVNFLTGEEVVCHVARNLAVEQLTLSAEFPVPSPVLHRTFFAVIGALLQSSGPERTALFIRDFLITQMTGKDLFDMWKIINPMGLLVEELKKRNISAPESRITRQSGSTTALPLYFIGLYCDKKLIAEGPGETILVAEEEAARVALRKLYGFTENRRPWDYSKPKENLRAEKTSSAS; this is encoded by the exons ATGGCTTCTGGACTGGTGAGGCTGTTCCAGCTTGGGCCTCGGTGCCTCCTGGCGCGAGACGCCCCCACGCTCGTCTTGCCGGTTCGGGGAGTAAAGGGTTTCCGCGCCGCGTTCCGCTTCCAGAAGGAGTTAGAGCGGTGGCGCCTGCTCCGCTGCCCACCGCCACCCGTCCGCCG TTCAGAGAAGCCCAATTGGGATTACCATGCTGAAATACAAGCCTTTGGACATCGATTACAGGAAACCTTTTCCTTAGATCTTCTCAAAACTGCTTTTGTTAATAGCTGCTACATTGCAAGTGAAGAGGCAAAACGGCAAAATCTTGGGGTCGAGAAAGAAGTTGCTCTTCTGAATCTCAAAGATAATCAAGAACTATCTGAACAAGGAATATCTTTTTCACAAACTTGCCTCACACAGTTTCTTGAAGATGAGTTCCCACACTTGCCCACTGAAGGCATCAGAAGTCTAGTTAACTTTCTAACTGGTGAGGAAGTTGTGTGTCACGTGGCTAGAAACTTGGCTGTCGAGCAGTTAACACTGAGTGCAGAATTTCCAGTCCCCTCACCTGTATTGCATCGGACTTTCTTTGCAGTAATTGGCGCCCTGCTACAAAGCAGCGGACCTGAGAGGACTGCACTTTTCATCAGG GACTTCTTAATTACTCAGATGACTGGAAAAGATCTATTTGATATGTGGAAGATAATAAATCCTATGGGACTGCTGGTAGAAGAATTGAAGAAGAGAAACATTTCGGCTCCTGAATCTAGAATTACTAGGCAGTCTGGAAGCACCACAGCTCTGCCTTTGTATTTCATTGGCTTATACTG TGATAAAAAGTTGATTGCAGAAGGACCTGGGGAAACCATTCTGGTTGCAGAAGAGGAAGCTGCTCGAGTGGCCCTTAG